A window of Nitrospirota bacterium contains these coding sequences:
- the galT gene encoding galactose-1-phosphate uridylyltransferase: MPELRKDPISGRWVIISIERGKRPSDFVSPSQKRRAGGFCPFCPGNEHTTPPEIMAFRPASTPPNSPGWTLRVVPNKFPALQIHGDLNKRGEGVFDRMNGVGAHEVIIETPEHQLSLATMPQRAAEDVLWAYYFRLTDLKKDNRLKYVLIFKNEGEIAGASLEHTHSQLIALPIIPKSVREEMDSAKKYYEAKERCIFCDIVSQELGSDKRVVYENDRYVAISPFAPREPFETWILPKNHESNFSPPEKSFASFAEILQRVLKQLDRVLDSPPYNFIIHTSPFKEEVNDYYHWHLEIVPKLTKTAGFEWGSGFYINPTPPEEATKFMRDAKL; the protein is encoded by the coding sequence ATGCCCGAACTGAGAAAGGACCCAATCTCCGGCAGGTGGGTAATTATTTCTATCGAGAGGGGGAAGAGGCCGTCGGATTTTGTGTCCCCCTCCCAGAAGCGGAGGGCGGGAGGGTTCTGCCCTTTCTGCCCGGGAAACGAGCACACGACCCCGCCGGAGATAATGGCCTTCCGCCCCGCGAGCACGCCGCCCAACTCCCCCGGCTGGACATTGAGGGTCGTCCCCAATAAATTCCCCGCCCTGCAGATCCACGGCGACCTCAACAAGCGGGGCGAGGGCGTCTTCGACAGGATGAACGGCGTCGGCGCCCATGAGGTCATCATCGAGACCCCCGAGCACCAGCTCTCGCTCGCCACCATGCCGCAGCGGGCGGCCGAGGATGTGCTCTGGGCATACTACTTCCGGCTGACAGACCTGAAGAAGGACAACCGTCTGAAATACGTGCTGATCTTCAAGAACGAGGGAGAGATCGCCGGAGCCTCGCTCGAGCATACCCACAGCCAGCTCATCGCGCTGCCCATCATACCGAAGAGCGTGCGGGAAGAGATGGATTCGGCAAAGAAGTATTACGAAGCGAAGGAGCGCTGCATCTTCTGCGATATCGTCAGCCAGGAGCTCGGTTCCGACAAGCGGGTGGTCTATGAAAACGACCGGTACGTAGCGATCTCGCCCTTTGCCCCGCGGGAGCCCTTCGAGACCTGGATACTCCCGAAAAACCACGAGTCGAACTTCTCCCCCCCTGAAAAGAGCTTCGCCAGCTTCGCCGAGATACTCCAGCGGGTGCTGAAGCAGCTCGACCGGGTGCTCGACTCGCCTCCCTATAACTTCATCATCCATACCTCGCCGTTCAAGGAGGAGGTGAACGACTACTACCACTGGCACCTCGAGATCGTCCCGAAGCTCACCAAGACCGCGGGCTTCGAGTGGGGCTCGGGCTTTTACATCAATCCGACCCCCCCGGAAGAGGCGACGAAGTTCATGCGAGACGCCAAACTATGA
- a CDS encoding ribonuclease Z, producing MKPTFHAAPVNGPFEDPCIFIRILREARALLFDLGYIGRLSASSVLKVSDVFITHTHIDHFFGFDMLLRNSLRREAPLRIFGPEHIIRCVEGKLNGYIWNLIRDYPLRIEVFEVRGDTLHHASFHAGNSFRRVDNGAAAFSGTLLEDPLFTIKATTLTHDIPVMAYSLEEELHININKAKLQERRLPVGPWLADFKRALREGAPGDRVFDTGAGRHALDELRDIAMVTRGQKVSYVTDVSPTEENIARAVSFVRGADLLFCEAYFMERDRDRACERHHLTAALAGRIARAAAVGSLEVMHISPKYRDEVEPLYREAMDAFRGVSSGS from the coding sequence ATGAAGCCAACTTTTCATGCCGCCCCGGTCAACGGCCCCTTCGAAGATCCCTGTATTTTCATCAGGATTTTGAGAGAGGCCCGGGCCCTCCTCTTCGACCTGGGTTATATCGGCAGGCTCAGCGCGTCGAGTGTCCTGAAGGTATCCGATGTCTTCATCACCCATACGCATATCGATCACTTTTTCGGCTTTGATATGCTGCTGAGGAACAGCCTGAGGAGAGAGGCGCCCCTCCGCATCTTCGGCCCCGAGCATATTATACGGTGTGTCGAGGGCAAGCTCAACGGGTATATCTGGAACCTCATCCGGGATTACCCGCTCAGGATCGAGGTCTTCGAGGTGAGGGGTGATACCCTGCACCATGCGAGCTTTCATGCCGGGAACAGCTTCAGGAGGGTCGATAACGGCGCCGCTGCGTTCAGCGGGACGCTCCTGGAAGACCCCCTGTTCACCATCAAGGCTACGACACTTACCCACGATATACCGGTAATGGCCTATTCGCTGGAAGAGGAGCTCCATATCAATATCAATAAGGCGAAGCTGCAGGAACGGCGCCTTCCGGTGGGTCCCTGGCTCGCCGATTTCAAGAGAGCGCTCCGTGAAGGCGCTCCCGGCGACAGGGTATTCGATACAGGAGCGGGCCGGCATGCGCTCGATGAGCTGCGCGACATCGCGATGGTCACCCGGGGGCAGAAGGTCTCCTATGTAACTGATGTGTCGCCGACAGAGGAGAATATCGCACGGGCCGTCTCTTTTGTCCGGGGCGCTGACCTGCTCTTCTGCGAGGCATATTTCATGGAGCGGGACAGGGACCGGGCCTGTGAGCGGCATCATCTCACCGCTGCGCTTGCAGGCCGGATCGCCAGGGCCGCAGCAGTGGGGAGCCTCGAGGTCATGCATATCTCGCCGAAGTACCGGGACGAGGTAGAGCCCCTCTACCGGGAGGCGATGGATGCGTTCAGAGGCGTATCTTCCGGCTCCTGA
- the surE gene encoding 5'/3'-nucleotidase SurE, translating into MSTQPLILVTNDDGVHAPGIIALFKAMKELGDAYIVAPDRERSAVGHALTLHRPLKVEELRDHVYSVNGTPTDCVALAVHKVLPRKPDLIASGINNGANLGDDITYSGTVSAAMEGTILGVPSFAISIIGQRPFHYDTAAPFAIEVGTYILQQSLPFDTLLNVNVPNAAKKDMIKGIRITEQGKRIYDGSIQEVFSPWGDKHYWIGGGTPYWEHGEDMDIQAVLHNYVSVTPVHLNLTNYEALEYMKKTWKKE; encoded by the coding sequence ATGAGCACGCAGCCCCTGATACTCGTTACGAATGACGACGGCGTACACGCGCCCGGCATCATCGCCCTCTTCAAGGCGATGAAGGAGCTCGGCGATGCCTATATCGTTGCCCCCGATCGCGAGCGGAGCGCCGTAGGCCATGCGCTTACGCTCCACCGGCCCCTCAAGGTGGAGGAGCTCCGCGACCATGTCTACAGTGTGAACGGCACGCCGACCGACTGTGTCGCGCTCGCAGTGCACAAAGTCCTCCCGAGGAAGCCCGACCTCATCGCCTCGGGCATCAACAACGGCGCGAACCTCGGTGACGATATCACCTACTCGGGGACCGTCTCGGCGGCCATGGAGGGCACGATCCTCGGCGTTCCCTCGTTCGCCATATCGATAATCGGACAGCGGCCGTTCCATTACGACACCGCCGCTCCCTTCGCGATCGAGGTGGGAACGTATATTCTCCAGCAGTCGCTGCCCTTTGACACCCTGCTCAACGTGAATGTCCCCAACGCGGCGAAAAAAGATATGATCAAAGGCATCAGGATCACCGAGCAGGGGAAGCGGATTTACGACGGCTCCATTCAGGAGGTCTTCTCTCCCTGGGGCGACAAGCACTACTGGATCGGCGGGGGTACGCCCTACTGGGAGCATGGAGAGGACATGGACATCCAGGCAGTGTTGCACAACTATGTCTCGGTGACGCCGGTCCATCTCAATCTCACCAATTACGAGGCGCTCGAATACATGAAGAAAACATGGAAGAAAGAATAA
- a CDS encoding NAD(P)/FAD-dependent oxidoreductase: MKYDVVIVGAGPAGIFAALELIERAPQLKVLIVEKGKDIDKRHCPMSKGPGGEEQSACWACPDCELVSGWGGAGAYSDGKLTLSPEIGGFLSRYLEPAALRELIEYVDRIYVQYGAPAELHGGDEKEIERIKDLAARNDLSFVPSHIRHIGTERCREVLKGMRDAIDARADTLFGAAVQRLLVERKRVAGVRLADGREIRAPFVVLAPGRASSRWLEAEAKRLRLTLLKNPVDIGVRVELPAAVLEPLTSVTYEPKLIFYSKRFDDKVRTFCVNPYGEVVKEHLKDIWTVNGHSYAGIRTNNTNFAILSSTFFTEPFNEPISYGTYIARLANFLGGGVIVQRLGDLLQGRRSTPERIARGLVQPTLRDATPGDLSFVLPYRYLANIMEMLEALDRIAPGVSSRHTLLYGVEVKFYSMQLSLSNTLETEIADLFAIGDGAGVSRGLIQASASGVIAAREILTRSGVQRTAL; encoded by the coding sequence ATGAAATACGATGTCGTCATCGTCGGCGCCGGTCCGGCGGGCATCTTCGCCGCCCTCGAGCTTATCGAGCGCGCGCCGCAGCTCAAGGTCCTCATTGTAGAAAAGGGCAAGGATATCGACAAGCGCCACTGCCCCATGAGCAAAGGCCCTGGGGGCGAGGAGCAGTCGGCCTGCTGGGCCTGCCCGGACTGCGAGCTGGTGAGCGGATGGGGAGGAGCGGGGGCCTACAGCGATGGGAAGCTGACGCTTTCGCCCGAGATCGGCGGATTTCTCTCCCGGTATCTCGAACCGGCGGCACTGCGCGAGCTGATCGAGTATGTCGACCGCATTTACGTGCAGTACGGGGCCCCGGCAGAGCTTCACGGCGGCGACGAGAAAGAGATCGAGCGGATAAAGGACCTGGCCGCCAGGAACGACCTCAGCTTTGTTCCCTCCCATATCCGCCACATCGGCACCGAGCGCTGCCGCGAGGTGCTGAAGGGCATGAGAGACGCGATAGATGCCCGGGCGGATACGCTCTTCGGCGCAGCAGTGCAGCGGCTGCTCGTCGAGCGGAAGCGGGTCGCGGGCGTCCGGCTCGCGGACGGCAGGGAGATAAGGGCGCCTTTCGTTGTCCTTGCTCCCGGAAGGGCCTCTTCCCGGTGGCTCGAGGCAGAGGCGAAGCGGCTCAGGCTCACCCTTCTGAAGAATCCTGTCGATATCGGGGTGAGGGTCGAGCTCCCTGCAGCGGTCCTCGAGCCTCTCACCAGTGTCACCTACGAGCCGAAGCTGATTTTTTATTCAAAGCGCTTCGACGACAAGGTCAGGACCTTCTGCGTCAACCCCTACGGCGAGGTGGTGAAGGAGCACCTGAAGGACATCTGGACCGTGAACGGCCACAGCTATGCCGGTATCAGGACGAACAATACGAACTTCGCCATCCTCTCGAGCACCTTCTTCACCGAGCCCTTCAACGAGCCGATCTCGTACGGTACCTATATCGCGCGACTCGCGAACTTCCTCGGAGGCGGCGTCATTGTCCAGCGGCTCGGCGACCTCCTGCAGGGGCGGCGCTCGACCCCGGAGCGGATCGCCCGGGGCCTGGTGCAGCCGACGCTGCGGGATGCAACGCCGGGAGATCTCAGCTTCGTGCTTCCCTACCGGTATCTCGCCAATATCATGGAGATGCTCGAAGCGCTCGACCGCATCGCTCCCGGCGTCAGCTCGCGCCACACGCTGCTGTACGGCGTGGAGGTGAAGTTCTACTCGATGCAGCTCAGCCTTTCGAATACGCTCGAGACCGAGATCGCCGACCTCTTTGCCATAGGCGACGGCGCGGGCGTGAGCAGGGGCCTTATCCAGGCGTCGGCTTCGGGCGTCATCGCCGCGCGGGAGATATTGACGCGTTCGGGGGTGCAGCGTACGGCGTTATAG
- a CDS encoding protein-L-isoaspartate(D-aspartate) O-methyltransferase, protein MDDFSALRNMMVDSQLVPRGITDERVLSAMRKVPRHLFVPEPMRHRAYEDMALSIGEGQTISQPYMVAVMTELLELKGDERVLEIGTGSGYQAAILGELAREVFTIERVPALAQQAQERLRRLGYANVEVIVRDGTRGLPDRAPFDGIIVTAAAPEVPAPLAEQLREGGVIVAPVGERFSQILIKGRKRAGALVEERSTPCVFVPLIGEYGWNE, encoded by the coding sequence ATGGATGATTTCAGCGCTCTGAGAAACATGATGGTCGATTCCCAGCTCGTGCCGCGGGGCATAACGGACGAGCGCGTCCTCAGCGCCATGAGGAAGGTGCCGCGCCACCTCTTCGTTCCGGAGCCCATGCGGCACCGCGCCTACGAGGATATGGCCCTCTCCATCGGCGAAGGGCAGACCATATCGCAGCCCTACATGGTGGCGGTCATGACCGAGCTCCTCGAGCTGAAAGGAGACGAGCGGGTGCTCGAGATCGGGACCGGTTCCGGGTACCAGGCGGCGATACTCGGGGAGCTCGCGCGAGAGGTGTTCACCATCGAGCGTGTGCCCGCGTTGGCGCAGCAGGCGCAGGAGCGCCTGAGAAGGCTCGGCTATGCCAATGTCGAAGTCATCGTCAGGGACGGGACGAGAGGGCTTCCCGATCGGGCTCCCTTCGACGGCATCATCGTGACCGCCGCTGCCCCCGAAGTGCCGGCGCCCCTCGCAGAACAGCTCCGCGAGGGCGGCGTCATCGTTGCGCCGGTGGGAGAGCGGTTTTCGCAGATCCTGATCAAGGGGAGAAAGAGAGCCGGCGCTCTCGTGGAAGAGCGCAGCACGCCCTGCGTCTTCGTGCCGCTCATCGGCGAGTACGGCTGGAACGAATAG
- a CDS encoding metalloregulator ArsR/SmtB family transcription factor — MKKEKSIYELQAEVCKILSSPKRLEIINALKGGEKSVTELVDILDTPKANVSQHLAVMRLKGILKTRRDGVNIFYSIAHPKVIEACMLMREVLTELLTERSKMASLMRKGE; from the coding sequence ATGAAAAAGGAAAAATCCATATACGAGCTCCAGGCAGAGGTCTGCAAGATCCTCTCGAGCCCGAAGCGGCTCGAGATCATCAACGCGCTGAAGGGGGGAGAGAAGTCGGTCACCGAGCTGGTCGATATCCTCGACACTCCCAAGGCGAACGTCTCGCAGCATCTTGCGGTCATGCGCCTCAAAGGCATCTTGAAGACCAGGCGGGATGGCGTCAATATCTTCTACAGCATCGCCCACCCGAAGGTGATCGAGGCCTGCATGCTCATGAGAGAGGTGCTCACCGAACTGCTGACCGAGCGGAGCAAGATGGCGAGCCTCATGCGGAAAGGCGAATAG